From the Oncorhynchus nerka isolate Pitt River linkage group LG20, Oner_Uvic_2.0, whole genome shotgun sequence genome, one window contains:
- the LOC115101782 gene encoding tiggy-winkle hedgehog protein-like yields MDMMLMSIRLALVGFICLSLVSAGFACGPGRGYGKRRHPKKLKPLVYKQFIPNVAEKTLGASGKYEGKITRNSERFKDLTPNYNPDIIFKDEENTNADRLMTQRCKDKLNSLAISVMNQWPGVKLRVTEGWDEDGHHFEESLHYEGRAVDITTSDRDKNKYGMLSRLAVEAGFDWVNYESKAHIHCSVKAENSVAAKSGGCFPGSASVLLEDGRSKLVKELEVGDKVLAADKEGHIVSSDFLMFMDRDPVTSREFYVFETEKPNRKLRLTPAHLVFVTNNVTDGDMTAVFASNVKPGQQVFVVDEALDHLKAVTVERIYVEEYEGSYAPVTSQGTIIVDHVLASCYAVIEDHKWAHWAFAPVRLGHALMSLTGLVKEREEIPQRDGIDWYSDILYHIGTLLLDRNSFHPLGMSQS; encoded by the exons ATGGACATGATGCTGATGTCGATAAGACTTGCGCTTGTGGGCTTCATCTGCCTGTCTTTAGTATCCGCTGGCTTCGCCTGTGGTCCAGGTAGGGGATATGGAAAAAGAAGACATCCGAAAAAACTGAAGCCTTTGGTTTACAAGCAGTTCATTCCCAACGTGGCAGAGAAGACCCTTGGGGCCAGTGGCAAATACGAAGGGAAGATCACAAGGAACTCTGAAAGATTTAAAGACCTGACACCAAACTACAATCCTGACATTATTTTCAAAGATGAGGAAAACACTAATGCTGACAGACTTATGACACAG AGATGTAAGGACAAACTGAACTCTTTGGCTATTTCAGTCATGAATCAGTGGCCGGGAGTGAAGCTGCGCGTGACAGAAGGCTGGGACGAGGATGGACACCATTTCGAGGAATCTTTACACTATGAAGGAAGGGCTGTAGATATCACCACCTCTGACAGAGATAAAAACAAGTATGGAATGTTATCCAGGCTCGCAGTAGAGGCGGGTTTCGACTGGGTCAATTATGAATCCAAAGCCCATATTCATTGTTCTGTGAAAGCAG AAAATTCAGTTGCTGCAAAATCGGGTGGCTGCTTCCCAGGATCCGCCTCAGTTCTTCTCGAGGATGGTCGGAGCAAGCTGGTAAAGGAACTGGAGGTGGGCGACAAAGTGTTAGCTGCAGATAAAGAAGGACATATTGTATCTAGCGATTTCCTTATGTTCATGGACCGAGATCCAGTAACAAGTCGAGAATTTTATGTTTTTGAAACGGAGAAGCCCAACAGAAAGTTAAGACTGACGCCGGCACACCTTGTCTTCGTCACAAATAACGTTACGGATGGCGATATGACTGCAGTGTTTGCCAGTAATGTAAAACCTGGGCAACAGGTGTTTGTCGTGGACGAGGCACTAGACCACCTAAAGGCAGTCACCGTGGAAAGGATTTACGTGGAAGAATACGAGGGATCTTATGCACCAGTGACTTCACAAGGAACCATCATAGTTGACCATGTTTTGGCGAGCTGTTACGCGGTAATCGAGGACCACAAATGGGCGCATTGGGCCTTTGCACCAGTCCGGTTGGGTCACGCGTTGATGTCTTTGACAGGTCTAGTCAAAGAGCGCGAGGAAATCCCTCAGAGAGATGGAATAGACTGGTACTCAGACATTCTATACCACATAGGGACATTGCTGCTGGACAGAAACTCCTTTCATCCCCTTGGAATGTCACAAAGTTGA